The sequence AAAAGGAAAAAGTGTTGGAATAATAGGAGCAGGTCCTGCCGGACTTGGAGCAGCATATTTCTTAGCAAAAAAAGGTTATGATGTGGTTGTATATGAAGCATTACCTTTTGCAGGCGGTGTAATGAGATATGGAATACCAAAAGCAAGATTACCAAGACATGTTCTTGATTTTGAAATAGAACTTATAAAAAAACTTGGAGTAGAAATTAAAACAGGTGTAAAAGTAGGACAGGATATACCTTTTGAAGAAATAAGAAAAAAACATGATGCTGTATTTATAGCTGTTGGTTCAGGTCGTGGTAAAAAAATGGGAATTCCGGGAGAAAATCTAAAAGGTGTATATACAGCAATTGGATTCTTAATGAAATCAAATGTTGATTATGTAGACCCTATGCTTGCACCTGATGAAGAGATAGAGCTTCCAAGAGGTAAAAAAGTAGCTGTAATAGGTGGTGGATTTACTGCTGTTGATTGTTTAATAACATCTATAAGACTTGGAAATGAAACACATCTTATATATAGAAGAACAAGAGATACATCTTCTGCAAGAGATGAAGAATGGGACCATGTAGCAGAAGAAGGTTGTATTCTTCATTGGTTAACCCAACCAATAGAAGTAATAGGTAATGAAAAAGGAGAAGTTGTAGGATTAAAATGTATAAAAATGGAGCTTGTCCCTGATGAAAAAGGTGGAAGACCAAAACCAGTAGAAGTACCAAATTCAGAGCATATTATAGAATGTGATGTAGTTATAATGGCAGTAGGACAGGGAGATAATCCTATTGCTTATAAAGATGTTCCCGGATTAAAAATAGATAAATGGAACAATCTTTCTACTGTAGATGAAGGATTTAGAACAAATATAGAAGGAGTTTTTGCTGGTGGTGATGTAGTAAATGGTGGAGATACAGTTGTAAGAGCCATAGCCCATGGTAAAAAAGCTGCCGAGTCTATCCATGAATATCTAACAACCGGAGAATGGAAATATAATAAAGAATAAAAATCAAATCCCCCCTGATAAAAACTCAGGGGGAAATTTTTAAAAATAATGGAAAATTTTAAAGAATAATTTCGTCTAAAGGTGTTTTGGTTAAGATTTCTGCTCCTGTTTTTCTTGCAACTACAATATTTTCCAGTCTAACTCCGCCAATTTCCGGAATATATATTCCCGGCTCTATTGTAAATACTGTATTTTCCAAAAGAATATTTTCATTATCTTTATAAATTCTTGGTTCTTCGTGGATTTCTACACCTATTCCATGTCCAGTTGAATGCTTATAATAATCTCCATATCCATATTTTGATATAATTTCCCTTGCCTTTAAATCTATCTCCTTTATAGGTATTCCGGCTTTAACTGTATTTACAGCTTCCAAATGGGCTTCCTTTACTACTTTATAAATATCTTTTATTTTTTGAGAAACATTACCTAAGAATATAGTTCTTGTAAAATCAGAACAATATCCTTTATATATAAGTCCCATATCAATTAAAAGAGGTTGATTATTTTCTATCTTTGAATCAGAAGTTTCCCAATGAGGAATAGCAGAATGTTTTCCTGTTGCAACTATTGATTGGAAACTTTCACCGACCCCACCTTCTTCAAATATTAAATCTATAATCTTTCTTCTAACATCAAGCTCCGTTTTGAGCCCTTTTATCTGTCCGATTAAATTTTTAAATACATTATCAATTTTATGGACTGCTTCCCTTATAATATCTATCTCTTCTTCTGTCTTTGTTATCCTAATATCATTTAAAAATCCTTCAAATCCTACAAGTTCTCTATCTAATCCTTCTTTTAATTTTTCATAAAAAGAGATTGTAATTTTATCTTTTTCAAAACCGATGCTTTTCTTTGTTATCTGAGATATTATCTCTTTAAGATGTTGTAGTGGCTTTTTTTCAGATGTTCCAAGTTCTATTACATTCCAATCTTTCAGTTTTTCTTTTGCAGAAGTGATATATCTTGAATCTGTTAAAAAATATTTATCTTTTTCTGTAAGAATAACAAAAGCATTTGAAGAATTAAATTTAGATAAATAAAATACATTGGCTTTACTTGAAAATAAAAAAGCATCAAGATTGTTTTCTTTTATTTTATTTTGTATTTCTTTTAATTTATCCATTAGCAGCATTTATCAAATAATGTGGCTTTTTTTATCTCATCTGCTTTTTCTTTTCCTACTAATTTTTCCACTATTTTTAATGCAAAACATGCTGCCGTTCCCGGTCCTCTGCTTGTTAATACATTACTATCTTCTACTACCATATCTTCTAAATAATTTACATTTTTTAATTTATCTTTATATGTAGGATAAGATGTTGCTTTTTTCCCTTCTAACACACCGGCTTCTGATAATACATAAGGTGCAGCACATATTGCACCGGTTAATTTACCTTTATTATAAAAATGTTTTATTAGATTTTTAACTCTTTCATCTGCATTTAGATTATCTGTTCCCGGTTGTCCTCCCGGAAGAACTATCATATCAAAATCATCCGGATTTATTTTATCAATAGTTGTATCCGGAATAACCTTTACTCCTCTTGTGCTTGATATATATCCATCATGCAAACCTGCAATAACAACATTTATACCGGCTCTTCTAAGAATATCTATAATACTCATTGCCTCAATCTCTTCAAATCCATCTGCAAGTGGAACGACTACATTAGCCATCACTCAAACCCCCATCACATCAAAATATATATTATATATTTTATCCAAATTTATATTTCTCACAACTAACAAAATGAGCTATATCTCAAAAATCTCAGTATGTGAGTTTAGATAAGCTTTTATTTCTTCTATATTTTCAAAAGTTTTTATCTCATTTATAGTTTTTATTATTTTATTTTGTAGTTCTTTATCTGTAATTAATCTATTTATTGTTTCTTCTATTATTATATTTTCTTCTGCATTAAAAGAAAAGGCGTTTTCTTCTAACCCTAAATCTTTTTGTTTTCTTATTA is a genomic window of Venenivibrio stagnispumantis containing:
- a CDS encoding M24 family metallopeptidase gives rise to the protein MDKLKEIQNKIKENNLDAFLFSSKANVFYLSKFNSSNAFVILTEKDKYFLTDSRYITSAKEKLKDWNVIELGTSEKKPLQHLKEIISQITKKSIGFEKDKITISFYEKLKEGLDRELVGFEGFLNDIRITKTEEEIDIIREAVHKIDNVFKNLIGQIKGLKTELDVRRKIIDLIFEEGGVGESFQSIVATGKHSAIPHWETSDSKIENNQPLLIDMGLIYKGYCSDFTRTIFLGNVSQKIKDIYKVVKEAHLEAVNTVKAGIPIKEIDLKAREIISKYGYGDYYKHSTGHGIGVEIHEEPRIYKDNENILLENTVFTIEPGIYIPEIGGVRLENIVVARKTGAEILTKTPLDEIIL
- a CDS encoding DJ-1 family glyoxalase III, encoding MANVVVPLADGFEEIEAMSIIDILRRAGINVVIAGLHDGYISSTRGVKVIPDTTIDKINPDDFDMIVLPGGQPGTDNLNADERVKNLIKHFYNKGKLTGAICAAPYVLSEAGVLEGKKATSYPTYKDKLKNVNYLEDMVVEDSNVLTSRGPGTAACFALKIVEKLVGKEKADEIKKATLFDKCC
- the gltA gene encoding NADPH-dependent glutamate synthase translates to MAKITYRRHDRNPIPLLDPNIRKTTFKEYALGFGHTAAEDEADRCILCKKAPCTPSCPVNSEMEKWIEQIQKGNLIEAYKILRRNNPFSSICGRVCPQERLCESTCVLTFKDNGQAVSIGGLERFVGDSIRMSGIDWIDEKEPPKGKSVGIIGAGPAGLGAAYFLAKKGYDVVVYEALPFAGGVMRYGIPKARLPRHVLDFEIELIKKLGVEIKTGVKVGQDIPFEEIRKKHDAVFIAVGSGRGKKMGIPGENLKGVYTAIGFLMKSNVDYVDPMLAPDEEIELPRGKKVAVIGGGFTAVDCLITSIRLGNETHLIYRRTRDTSSARDEEWDHVAEEGCILHWLTQPIEVIGNEKGEVVGLKCIKMELVPDEKGGRPKPVEVPNSEHIIECDVVIMAVGQGDNPIAYKDVPGLKIDKWNNLSTVDEGFRTNIEGVFAGGDVVNGGDTVVRAIAHGKKAAESIHEYLTTGEWKYNKE